In the Gossypium raimondii isolate GPD5lz chromosome 9, ASM2569854v1, whole genome shotgun sequence genome, one interval contains:
- the LOC105798467 gene encoding uncharacterized protein LOC105798467, giving the protein MSGDWGPVLVATVLFVLCTPGLLCQLPGNKRPVEFANFQTSPISIFIHAIIFFGLVTIFVIAIGIHIYSG; this is encoded by the coding sequence ATGTCGGGCGACTGGGGGCCTGTGTTAGTGGCAACGGTGCTGTTCGTGTTGTGCACACCAGGGTTGCTTTGTCAGTTGCCTGGAAACAAAAGGCCAGTGGAATTTGCAAACTTTCAGACCAGCCCCATCTCCATTTTTATTCACGCAATCATATTCTTTGGCCTAGTCACCATCTTTGTGATAGCTATTGGAATTCACATCTACTCAGGCTAG